A part of Petroclostridium xylanilyticum genomic DNA contains:
- the spoVAD gene encoding stage V sporulation protein AD: MTTTKRLGKQTVKLQYPPSIISTASIVGKKEGEGPLKDYFDQILDDGYWGEKTWEKAESKILRETVIKAVTKANMSLGDMNYIFAGDLLNQCIGSSFGIRELEIPFFGLYGACSTMAESLSLAAMIIDGGFADYAVAATSSHFCSAERQFRFPLEYGGQRSPTSQWTVTGAGAVVLSNQGNGPYVTHITTGKIVDLGIKDANNMGAAMAPAAADTIFTHFEDTGFIPDDYDLIITGDLAQIGKEITEDILQKKGCNISRQFTDCGLKIFDNKRQDTHAGGSGCGCSAAVLAGYLYHELTKGSLNKILFIATGALMSPTSSQQGESIPGIAHAVTIQNTLG, encoded by the coding sequence ATGACAACAACTAAAAGATTGGGAAAGCAGACTGTGAAACTTCAATATCCTCCTTCTATTATTTCTACAGCCTCTATTGTAGGCAAAAAGGAAGGGGAAGGACCATTAAAAGATTATTTTGATCAAATACTAGATGACGGTTATTGGGGAGAAAAAACATGGGAAAAGGCAGAAAGCAAGATTCTTAGAGAAACGGTGATCAAAGCAGTTACAAAAGCTAATATGTCTCTAGGGGATATGAATTACATTTTTGCCGGAGATCTGCTCAATCAATGTATAGGGTCAAGCTTTGGTATTAGAGAATTGGAAATTCCTTTTTTTGGATTGTATGGAGCATGTTCAACCATGGCCGAGTCTCTTAGCCTGGCAGCAATGATTATAGATGGTGGATTTGCGGATTATGCAGTAGCAGCCACTTCCAGCCATTTTTGTTCGGCAGAACGACAATTCCGATTTCCACTTGAATATGGAGGACAGCGGTCTCCAACTTCTCAATGGACCGTAACAGGTGCTGGTGCTGTAGTTTTGTCAAATCAGGGGAATGGCCCTTATGTAACACATATTACAACTGGTAAAATTGTAGACTTAGGTATTAAAGATGCTAATAATATGGGAGCAGCGATGGCACCTGCAGCTGCAGATACTATTTTTACCCATTTTGAAGATACAGGGTTTATTCCGGATGATTACGACTTAATCATTACTGGAGACTTGGCCCAGATTGGTAAAGAAATTACCGAAGATATTTTACAAAAAAAAGGTTGTAACATTAGCAGGCAATTTACCGACTGTGGATTGAAAATATTTGATAACAAACGGCAGGATACCCATGCCGGAGGAAGCGGCTGTGGTTGTTCTGCAGCAGTTTTAGCCGGCTACTTGTATCATGAATTAACAAAAGGTAGCCTTAACAAGATATTATTTATTGCAACGGGGGCATTGATGAGCCCTACCAGTTCACAACAGGGTGAGTCCATTCCTGGAATTGCACATGCTGTTACTATTCAAAATACATTGGGGTGA
- the spoIIAA gene encoding anti-sigma F factor antagonist: MQVSFQTINRTLIARIEGELDHHTSVEIREKIDREINKNQIKNLIFDFEKLNFMDSSGIGVIIGRYKYIQKLNGKVYIANLVPQVERVITISGLHKIVPVFNNVQDALKEI; this comes from the coding sequence TTGCAGGTAAGTTTTCAAACTATTAACAGGACGCTAATAGCAAGAATTGAAGGTGAATTGGACCATCACACTTCCGTAGAAATCAGAGAAAAAATTGACAGGGAAATAAATAAAAACCAGATAAAAAACTTGATCTTTGATTTTGAAAAACTGAATTTTATGGATAGTTCAGGTATTGGCGTAATTATTGGAAGGTATAAATATATACAAAAGTTAAACGGGAAAGTATATATAGCAAATTTGGTTCCTCAAGTTGAAAGGGTAATAACTATTTCGGGATTACATAAGATAGTACCTGTTTTTAATAATGTGCAGGATGCATTAAAAGAAATATGA
- a CDS encoding tetratricopeptide repeat protein: MLDVEKELSRFSFIRELDVLDVTNHSIDSDGLRKAIELYNQAIESIRSESDDIAAIELKKAISIYPEFMEAKVLLSLCYILRQQVEQAEELLKSIINSDDYIARAHQYLQYINELKQKGGKNKNKLISQSLFKPKIDLSRFQKSFLKISVIFFAGVLVSYIFFYSSLANLRQHSDAQVSRSNSIKSDYQEKIDLYKSEFSTAQKNIELLKQQLEEKDNEFKYLSNVKKLLEIEQLINNGDKEKAAEGILSLKDFKFNDVEQQKYQALYEKIIPQLAAELYYKGYNLYKAGKYGEAIDIFNKVLGYNIKNDQYQYALYLIAKCYQFQGDNINAASYYNQLINYFPASKYAKYAANRLNELQKN; this comes from the coding sequence ATGTTGGACGTAGAAAAAGAATTAAGCAGATTCTCGTTTATTAGGGAACTGGATGTGCTTGATGTTACAAACCACAGTATAGATTCTGATGGTTTAAGAAAAGCAATAGAGCTTTATAACCAGGCTATTGAAAGCATACGGTCAGAAAGTGACGATATAGCCGCAATTGAACTTAAAAAAGCTATTTCCATCTATCCGGAATTTATGGAAGCCAAAGTTTTGCTAAGTTTGTGTTACATATTGAGACAGCAGGTGGAACAAGCTGAGGAACTGCTAAAAAGTATAATTAACAGTGATGATTATATTGCAAGAGCGCATCAATACTTACAGTATATCAATGAACTGAAGCAAAAAGGGGGAAAGAATAAGAATAAATTAATCTCTCAAAGTCTCTTTAAGCCAAAAATAGATTTAAGTAGATTTCAAAAAAGTTTTTTGAAAATCAGTGTTATCTTTTTTGCAGGTGTTCTTGTGTCGTACATTTTCTTTTATAGTTCTTTGGCTAATCTCAGACAGCATAGCGATGCTCAGGTTTCCCGCTCAAACAGCATTAAAAGTGATTATCAAGAAAAGATTGACCTATATAAGTCGGAATTTTCTACAGCTCAAAAAAATATTGAATTACTGAAGCAGCAGCTAGAGGAAAAAGATAATGAATTCAAATATCTAAGTAACGTTAAAAAATTGTTGGAAATTGAACAACTTATCAATAATGGTGATAAAGAAAAAGCTGCAGAGGGGATATTGTCACTAAAGGATTTTAAATTTAATGATGTAGAACAACAAAAATACCAGGCATTATATGAAAAAATAATCCCTCAGCTTGCTGCTGAATTATATTATAAAGGCTATAACTTATATAAAGCAGGAAAGTATGGAGAAGCGATAGATATTTTTAATAAGGTGCTGGGTTATAATATAAAAAATGACCAATACCAGTATGCCCTTTATCTTATAGCTAAATGTTACCAGTTTCAAGGGGATAATATCAATGCTGCAAGTTATTATAACCAATTAATAAATTACTTTCCTGCCAGTAAGTACGCCAAATATGCAGCAAACAGGCTGAATGAATTGCAAAAAAATTAA
- the spoVAC gene encoding stage V sporulation protein AC gives MEQLFTKKEYEKYVQKKSPNSPIVKNTIMAFVVGGLICIVGQIISNYFKSRGLNIEQTAGATAILMVLLGALFTGLDLYDSLAKYAGAGTIVPITGFANAIVSPAIEFKSEGYILGVASKMFVIAGPVLVYGITASIVAGIIYFLVGLR, from the coding sequence ATGGAGCAACTATTCACAAAAAAAGAATATGAAAAATATGTTCAAAAAAAGTCGCCTAACTCTCCTATTGTAAAAAATACAATTATGGCATTTGTAGTAGGTGGCTTAATATGTATTGTAGGGCAAATCATTAGCAATTATTTTAAATCCCGGGGTCTTAATATAGAACAGACGGCTGGTGCTACGGCAATTTTAATGGTATTGTTGGGAGCTTTGTTTACAGGGTTAGACCTTTATGATAGTCTTGCCAAATACGCTGGAGCTGGGACCATTGTGCCTATCACTGGATTTGCCAATGCCATTGTTTCACCGGCTATAGAGTTCAAGAGTGAGGGATATATTCTGGGTGTAGCTTCCAAAATGTTTGTTATTGCCGGGCCGGTTTTGGTTTATGGGATAACAGCTTCTATTGTAGCAGGCATCATATATTTTCTTGTAGGTTTAAGATAA
- the sigF gene encoding RNA polymerase sporulation sigma factor SigF, which yields MNQGIDHDTLELINRAKAGDKDAQEILIESNIGLVWSIVKKFQNRGYEPDDLFQIGCIGLIKAIKKFDNAFDVKFSTYAVPMIIGEIKRFIRDDGIIKVSRSLKETANKARVVKEMLTKSLGREPTVHEIADKLNIEAEDLVLAMDAGSTPESLYATLHEGDSSPILLIDRIDEGSDDEGKVINRIALRQVLDTLKPREKQIIILRYFKEKTQTQIASILGISQVQVSRIEKKILNEMRKKISAG from the coding sequence TTGAATCAGGGAATAGACCATGATACTCTGGAACTTATTAATAGGGCTAAAGCTGGGGATAAGGATGCACAGGAAATATTAATTGAAAGCAATATAGGGTTGGTTTGGAGTATAGTAAAAAAATTTCAAAATAGAGGATATGAGCCGGATGATTTATTTCAAATTGGATGTATTGGTTTGATAAAAGCGATCAAGAAATTTGATAATGCTTTTGACGTAAAATTCTCTACTTATGCAGTTCCTATGATTATTGGAGAAATTAAAAGGTTTATAAGAGATGATGGTATCATAAAAGTAAGCCGGTCTCTTAAAGAAACTGCAAATAAAGCCAGGGTAGTAAAAGAAATGCTGACAAAAAGCCTGGGTAGAGAACCAACTGTACATGAAATTGCTGATAAGCTGAATATTGAAGCGGAAGATTTAGTATTGGCGATGGATGCCGGGAGCACACCCGAATCATTATATGCTACCTTGCACGAAGGAGACAGTTCACCAATTTTATTAATTGACAGGATCGATGAAGGTAGTGATGATGAAGGTAAGGTAATTAATAGAATTGCGCTTAGACAGGTGTTGGACACTCTCAAGCCACGGGAAAAACAAATTATTATTTTAAGATATTTCAAGGAAAAAACACAGACTCAGATTGCAAGCATATTAGGAATATCACAGGTCCAGGTTTCTCGGATAGAGAAAAAGATATTAAATGAAATGAGAAAAAAAATTAGTGCTGGTTAG
- the spoIIAB gene encoding anti-sigma F factor — protein sequence MQITNEMKVEFLSKSSNESFARVVVAAFVSQMDPTIEELADIKTAVSEAVTNSIIHGYENSVGYVRVGCKIIDDFVEIIVEDDGKGIENVELARQPLFTTHPEMERSGMGFTVMETFMDKVEIESELNKGTRVKMIKKINSSR from the coding sequence ATGCAAATAACAAATGAGATGAAGGTAGAGTTTTTAAGTAAGTCCAGTAATGAAAGTTTCGCAAGGGTTGTAGTTGCGGCTTTTGTCTCACAAATGGACCCTACCATTGAAGAATTAGCAGATATAAAAACAGCTGTTTCTGAGGCAGTTACGAATTCTATTATACATGGTTATGAAAATTCAGTAGGATATGTAAGAGTAGGATGTAAAATTATTGATGATTTTGTTGAAATTATTGTTGAGGATGACGGCAAAGGGATCGAAAATGTTGAACTGGCCCGTCAACCCCTTTTTACTACCCATCCCGAAATGGAACGTTCAGGTATGGGTTTTACAGTTATGGAGACATTTATGGATAAGGTCGAGATTGAATCGGAACTTAATAAAGGAACCAGAGTAAAAATGATAAAAAAGATTAACAGTTCCAGGTAA
- a CDS encoding stage V sporulation protein AE, giving the protein MNKRKVILVTDGDTVAQRAVETAARNIGGRCISRSAGNPTLLSGTEIIEQIKQAAHDPVVVMVDDCGDEGEGRGETAMAEIIKSPYIEVLGIVAVASNGKEGSNVKVDCSFTKDGKKTYQAVDKYGNNLFAAGLNGDTLSVLREVKVPIIVGIGDPGKMDGKDDINIGAPITTAALQEILKANGYRQ; this is encoded by the coding sequence TTGAATAAAAGAAAAGTTATTTTGGTTACTGATGGAGATACGGTAGCACAAAGGGCCGTAGAAACTGCAGCACGAAATATCGGTGGGAGATGTATATCACGTTCTGCCGGAAATCCTACACTTCTTTCCGGCACGGAAATTATAGAGCAAATTAAGCAAGCAGCCCATGACCCCGTGGTAGTGATGGTAGATGATTGTGGGGATGAGGGGGAAGGCCGGGGTGAGACTGCCATGGCAGAAATCATCAAGAGTCCGTATATAGAAGTGCTGGGAATTGTAGCTGTAGCTTCAAATGGGAAAGAAGGAAGCAATGTCAAAGTAGATTGTTCCTTTACCAAGGATGGTAAAAAAACTTACCAGGCTGTAGATAAATATGGAAATAATTTGTTTGCTGCAGGATTAAATGGAGATACTTTAAGTGTTCTAAGGGAAGTAAAAGTACCCATTATCGTAGGTATAGGAGATCCTGGCAAGATGGATGGAAAGGATGATATAAATATTGGAGCACCCATCACTACTGCTGCACTGCAAGAAATACTAAAAGCTAATGGATACAGGCAGTAG
- a CDS encoding methyl-accepting chemotaxis protein codes for MKKSIVSQVNNLIAKFRQLKLFSKLNFKPFSPFNLKAVSHMGINIGLKSKLKIRTKLIIFFLLLSIMPLTIVGAFSFSGARKTVEKKVGVFSEQLLKQVKNNIDSKILEVEKATMMILGNYEVMKIISTTYSNDNMYQKIEDSRKIENVLSSIIFSSPDIKSIMVIKSNGEKISNEFIPGLDKYFLSDEFKKSETYKAVREAGGKAVWVTGLNGDYSQIFVMRKLTNVVKAEDAGTLIVAIPESVISTIYDGVELGKNGTIMMLGTDHSIISHHLKENIGKNFQENYIDNIFGENESGIFVKNNELIAFNTCTNGWKIITKVPMNSLMEEMYAVGWSTVLVSVVCALFAVFIGIMISLSISNPIHSIVGLMKKAEQGDLTVVSELDGQTEMGRLSKSFNIMIGNIRQLITDTRQVVQTVINDTEVIKEVAAQTALAAEQVSTAVEEIAKGTNEQAKEAESSTLVISQLADKINKVTDNIRVVMDVTNNTKAVGSAAVDTVTALNQKTRESVHMSNTIKSNINRLSGRAKEIIKIVKVIENISEQTNLLSLNAAIEAARAGEAGRGFAVVADQVRKLAEQSKDATRMISEIIVNIQKETQITVDAVNKADEIFKEQEASVIQTDNAFKDIAKAMESIIEQIENINIAIGDINEYKDKATLAISSIASVAQQAAASTEEVMATSEEQTSSSEQLAELAKQLAQVVEQLGQSMDKFKI; via the coding sequence ATGAAAAAAAGTATAGTTTCTCAGGTTAATAACCTGATTGCGAAATTCAGGCAGTTAAAGTTGTTTAGTAAATTAAATTTTAAGCCTTTCTCGCCGTTCAATTTAAAAGCAGTAAGTCATATGGGAATTAATATAGGATTGAAGTCAAAGTTAAAGATTAGAACCAAACTTATCATATTTTTCCTTCTATTAAGTATAATGCCATTAACAATTGTAGGAGCTTTTTCTTTTTCCGGTGCAAGAAAGACTGTTGAAAAAAAAGTAGGTGTATTCTCAGAGCAGCTTTTAAAGCAGGTTAAGAATAATATTGATTCAAAAATACTTGAGGTTGAAAAAGCAACCATGATGATATTAGGGAATTATGAAGTTATGAAAATTATTTCAACAACATATTCTAATGATAATATGTATCAAAAAATAGAAGATTCCAGAAAGATAGAAAATGTACTTTCTTCCATTATATTTTCATCTCCAGACATTAAATCCATCATGGTGATAAAGTCAAATGGAGAAAAAATTTCAAATGAATTTATACCCGGTCTTGATAAATATTTTTTGAGTGATGAATTCAAAAAGAGTGAAACTTACAAAGCAGTGCGTGAAGCAGGTGGAAAAGCGGTATGGGTTACCGGTTTAAACGGGGATTATTCACAAATTTTCGTAATGAGAAAGCTTACTAATGTCGTAAAGGCAGAAGATGCAGGAACTTTAATCGTTGCAATTCCGGAATCTGTGATAAGTACTATTTACGACGGTGTGGAATTGGGAAAAAACGGAACAATTATGATGCTGGGGACTGACCATTCCATTATTTCACATCACTTAAAGGAAAATATAGGAAAAAATTTTCAGGAAAATTATATAGACAATATCTTTGGGGAAAATGAATCGGGCATTTTTGTGAAAAATAATGAGCTGATTGCTTTTAATACCTGTACAAATGGGTGGAAAATTATCACTAAAGTACCCATGAATTCATTAATGGAAGAAATGTATGCTGTTGGATGGTCAACGGTGCTTGTAAGCGTAGTGTGCGCATTATTTGCGGTTTTTATAGGAATAATGATTTCATTAAGCATATCCAATCCTATACACAGCATTGTTGGACTCATGAAAAAGGCTGAGCAGGGGGATTTAACCGTAGTTTCGGAACTGGACGGACAAACCGAGATGGGCAGGCTTTCCAAAAGTTTCAATATTATGATTGGGAATATTAGACAGCTAATTACCGATACCCGGCAGGTAGTCCAAACAGTTATAAACGATACTGAAGTTATTAAGGAAGTAGCAGCCCAAACAGCGCTGGCAGCAGAACAGGTTTCTACTGCTGTTGAAGAAATAGCGAAAGGCACTAATGAACAGGCAAAAGAGGCAGAAAGCAGTACGCTGGTGATCAGCCAGCTGGCTGATAAAATTAATAAAGTAACAGATAACATAAGAGTGGTAATGGATGTTACCAATAATACAAAAGCAGTGGGTAGTGCTGCAGTTGATACAGTGACTGCATTGAATCAAAAGACAAGAGAATCTGTACATATGTCTAATACAATAAAGAGTAACATTAACCGTTTAAGCGGTAGAGCTAAAGAAATAATAAAGATTGTTAAAGTGATTGAGAATATAAGTGAACAGACCAACCTTCTTTCGCTTAATGCAGCTATTGAAGCTGCAAGAGCAGGAGAAGCAGGCAGAGGATTTGCTGTTGTTGCAGATCAAGTAAGAAAGCTTGCGGAACAGTCTAAGGATGCTACAAGAATGATCAGCGAAATTATTGTAAATATTCAAAAAGAAACACAAATTACTGTTGATGCAGTTAATAAAGCAGATGAAATATTCAAAGAGCAGGAAGCATCAGTTATACAAACAGATAATGCTTTTAAAGATATTGCCAAAGCGATGGAATCAATTATTGAACAGATTGAAAATATTAACATTGCTATAGGCGATATTAATGAATATAAAGACAAAGCTACACTTGCTATCAGCAGTATAGCATCGGTTGCCCAGCAGGCAGCTGCGTCTACGGAAGAAGTAATGGCAACAAGTGAGGAGCAAACATCATCTTCAGAGCAATTGGCCGAGCTAGCTAAGCAGCTTGCCCAGGTTGTAGAGCAGTTGGGGCAGTCGATGGATAAATTTAAAATCTGA
- the spoVAE gene encoding stage V sporulation protein AE: MEFFRAFIVGGSICAVGQILIDKTKITPARILVLFVTLGVVLTAIGIYEPLVKFGGAGATVPILGFGYSLAKGTMKAVKEIGLLGAFTGGITGTAGGIAGAIFFGYIIALIFSPKEK, encoded by the coding sequence ATGGAGTTTTTTAGAGCTTTTATTGTTGGTGGTTCTATATGTGCTGTCGGACAGATTCTTATTGATAAAACCAAAATCACACCTGCAAGGATATTAGTTTTATTTGTAACGTTAGGAGTTGTTTTAACAGCTATAGGCATATATGAGCCTTTAGTAAAGTTTGGAGGGGCAGGAGCAACTGTTCCAATATTGGGATTTGGTTATTCGCTGGCGAAAGGAACGATGAAAGCAGTAAAAGAAATCGGTTTACTCGGAGCTTTTACCGGGGGAATTACCGGAACTGCTGGAGGAATAGCTGGAGCAATTTTCTTCGGCTATATTATTGCTCTAATATTTAGTCCAAAAGAAAAATAA
- a CDS encoding ATP-dependent Clp protease ATP-binding subunit, producing MLCSRCNKNIAVVFVTKLEGDKQKNEGLCLSCAKQLGIKPLNQFMDQMGISEEEIDNLNNQMTEYLMNGQLDITGQFNDVNSPFSFINKLFNKQDGVENNQNSNNTPSKEEKSTKTKVSEKRNNKKKKFLDSFGVNLTERARNGLVDRVVGRHREIDRVIQILNRRTKNNPVLLGEPGVGKTAIAEGLALRVVEKQVPAKLYNCEIYLLDFTSIVAGTQFRGQFEARLKSIIEEVKDAGNIILVIDELHNIVGAGEAEGAMSAANILKPALARGEIQVIGATTLTEYRKHIEKDSALERRFQPILVDEPSIDESIEILKGIKDYYENYHKVKISDEVIKHAVILSERYITDRFLPDKAIDVIDEAGSRANLKNTGLVELAALKEELRKVQEEKETAVSADSIEDYQKAADLKTKECILISKIGELEKNNEEVYLTVDDIAYVIEAWTKIPVQKITELESEKLLNLEQRLHKRIIGQNDAVSAVARAIRRNRAGLRKKRKPVSFIFVGPTGVGKTELVKALAQELFDSEEALIRLDMSEYMEKHSVSKIIGAPPGYVGYDEAGQLTEKVRRKPYSVLLLDEIEKAHHDVFNILLQILEDGRITDSHGKVVSFENTIIIMTSNAGSDVKSGNYGFLTGSQKDFDSKARSILKEIFRPEFLNRIDEIIIFNQLSESELIQIVELMVDELIEEIKEKGIKVEISEKAKLCILQKGYDAKYGARPLRRTIQRMIEDRLADLLIKGECKAGNSVLIDAIDNELKFLIN from the coding sequence ATGTTATGTTCAAGATGTAATAAAAATATAGCAGTAGTATTTGTTACTAAGCTGGAAGGGGATAAACAGAAGAATGAGGGTCTTTGCCTGTCTTGTGCAAAACAGCTTGGAATCAAGCCTCTAAACCAGTTTATGGACCAAATGGGTATAAGTGAAGAGGAAATAGACAACCTTAATAACCAGATGACCGAATATCTAATGAATGGCCAGCTAGATATCACGGGTCAATTTAATGATGTCAACAGTCCCTTTTCATTTATTAATAAATTGTTTAATAAACAAGATGGAGTAGAAAACAATCAGAATTCTAATAATACGCCATCTAAAGAAGAAAAGTCTACAAAAACAAAGGTGAGTGAAAAGAGAAATAATAAGAAGAAAAAATTTCTGGACAGCTTTGGAGTAAATTTAACTGAGAGAGCCAGAAATGGTTTGGTTGATAGGGTAGTGGGCAGGCATAGAGAGATTGACAGGGTTATACAGATTTTGAATAGGAGAACGAAAAATAACCCTGTATTATTAGGAGAGCCTGGTGTAGGAAAAACAGCTATTGCAGAGGGATTAGCTCTAAGAGTGGTTGAAAAACAAGTTCCTGCAAAACTCTATAACTGTGAAATATATCTGCTGGATTTTACCTCAATCGTTGCCGGTACACAATTCAGAGGACAGTTTGAGGCAAGGCTGAAAAGCATTATCGAAGAGGTAAAGGATGCAGGAAATATTATACTTGTGATTGATGAGCTGCACAATATCGTTGGTGCCGGGGAAGCGGAAGGAGCAATGAGTGCTGCTAATATTCTCAAGCCTGCATTGGCACGGGGAGAGATACAGGTAATTGGTGCAACTACCCTTACGGAATATCGCAAACATATTGAAAAGGATTCCGCATTGGAAAGAAGATTCCAGCCTATATTGGTTGATGAACCAAGTATAGATGAATCAATAGAGATTTTAAAAGGAATAAAAGACTATTATGAAAATTATCATAAGGTAAAAATCTCTGATGAAGTTATAAAGCATGCAGTTATATTATCGGAAAGGTATATTACAGACCGGTTCTTGCCTGACAAAGCTATTGATGTTATTGATGAAGCAGGTTCGCGGGCTAATTTGAAGAATACGGGTCTGGTGGAGCTGGCAGCATTAAAAGAGGAGTTAAGAAAGGTTCAAGAAGAGAAGGAAACAGCTGTTTCTGCGGATTCAATAGAAGACTATCAGAAAGCTGCTGACTTAAAAACAAAGGAATGTATATTGATTTCTAAGATTGGAGAGCTTGAAAAAAATAATGAAGAGGTATATTTAACTGTCGATGATATTGCCTATGTCATAGAAGCATGGACAAAAATTCCGGTACAAAAAATTACTGAATTGGAATCTGAAAAACTGCTTAACCTGGAACAGCGGTTACACAAAAGAATTATTGGGCAAAATGACGCTGTCAGTGCCGTCGCCAGAGCTATTAGAAGGAATAGAGCAGGGTTAAGGAAAAAGAGAAAACCGGTTTCCTTTATATTTGTTGGACCTACAGGTGTAGGAAAAACCGAACTGGTTAAAGCACTAGCTCAAGAGTTATTTGATAGTGAAGAAGCATTGATCAGACTTGATATGTCGGAATATATGGAAAAGCATTCTGTTTCAAAAATAATTGGCGCACCTCCCGGATATGTAGGGTATGACGAGGCAGGGCAATTAACCGAAAAGGTAAGGCGCAAACCTTATTCTGTGCTTTTATTGGATGAAATTGAAAAAGCGCATCATGATGTGTTTAATATCCTGCTTCAAATACTAGAAGACGGAAGAATTACAGACAGCCATGGTAAAGTCGTTAGTTTTGAAAACACCATCATCATTATGACATCTAATGCAGGTTCTGACGTTAAATCCGGAAATTATGGATTTTTAACTGGCAGCCAAAAGGATTTTGACAGTAAAGCCAGAAGCATTTTAAAAGAAATATTCAGACCGGAGTTCCTAAATAGGATTGATGAAATAATTATATTTAATCAATTATCCGAATCAGAATTGATTCAAATTGTAGAACTTATGGTAGACGAACTTATTGAAGAGATAAAAGAGAAAGGTATAAAAGTAGAAATTTCGGAGAAAGCTAAATTGTGTATTCTACAAAAAGGGTATGATGCAAAATATGGCGCCCGGCCTTTAAGAAGAACTATTCAACGAATGATTGAAGATCGATTAGCTGATTTGTTAATAAAAGGTGAGTGTAAAGCTGGAAACAGTGTGCTAATTGATGCTATAGATAATGAGTTGAAATTTCTAATTAACTGA